A region of bacterium DNA encodes the following proteins:
- a CDS encoding peroxidase-related enzyme (This protein belongs to a clade of uncharacterized proteins related to peroxidases such as the alkylhydroperoxidase AhpD.), which produces MAWIKVLEKTEADPMLNEIYTYIERRRGKLSNIMKVQSLDPRSIETHMEFYLSIMFSKKGLSRVEREMIGVVVSKINGCDYCVRHHAEALFHYWKDRELVELFAEDIETVELPERVQAMLAYVIKLTLTPAEVSEEDIDLLRGQGFSDKEILNLNLTASYFNFANRVAQGLGVEFTEEEARGYKY; this is translated from the coding sequence ATGGCCTGGATCAAGGTGCTAGAGAAAACCGAGGCGGACCCGATGCTCAATGAAATCTACACCTACATCGAGCGTCGGAGGGGCAAGCTCTCCAACATCATGAAGGTGCAGAGCCTCGATCCGCGCTCCATCGAAACCCACATGGAGTTCTACCTCTCGATCATGTTCTCCAAGAAGGGCCTGAGCCGGGTGGAGCGTGAGATGATCGGGGTCGTCGTCTCGAAGATAAACGGCTGCGATTACTGCGTCCGCCATCACGCCGAGGCGCTCTTCCACTACTGGAAGGACCGCGAGCTGGTCGAGCTCTTCGCCGAGGACATCGAGACCGTGGAGCTGCCGGAGAGGGTCCAGGCCATGCTCGCCTACGTCATCAAGCTGACCCTCACGCCCGCCGAGGTTTCCGAGGAGGACATTGACCTCCTGCGCGGGCAGGGGTTCTCCGACAAGGAGATTCTCAACCTCAACCTGACGGCGAGCTACTTCAACTTCGCCAACCGGGTCGCCCAGGGTCTGGGGGTGGAGTTCACCGAGGAGGAGGCCAGGGGGTACAAGTATTAG